One segment of Brassica napus cultivar Da-Ae chromosome C3, Da-Ae, whole genome shotgun sequence DNA contains the following:
- the LOC125584416 gene encoding aminoaldehyde dehydrogenase ALDH10A9, peroxisomal-like isoform X2 has translation MAITVPRRQLFIGGQWTEPLRRQTLPVVNPATEDIIGYIPAATSEDVELAVEAARKALTRNKGNDWSKASGAVRARYLRAIAAKVTERKSELANLEAIDCGKPLDEAAWDMDDVAGCFEYYADLAEGLDAKQKAPLSLPLDTFKGYVLKEPIGVVGLITPWNYPLLMAVWKVAPALAAGCTAILKPSELASVTCLELADICREVGLPPGVLNILTGLGTEAGAPLASHPHVDKIVFTGSTATGSNIMTSAAKLVKPVSLELGGKSPIIVFDDVEIDKAVEWTMFGCFWTNGQICSATSRLLVHEKIADEFLDKLVKWTKNIKISDPFEEGCRLGPVVSKGQYERVVKFVSNARKEGATVLCGGARPGHFKKGYFVEPAIISNVTTSMEIWRDEVFGPVLCVKTFSTEDEAIQLANDSQYGLAGAVLSNDLERCDRVSKFTNPEHCVFRHSRRVLCGSTVLSHVSVKLHGVEPNAVVLAVN, from the exons ATGGCGATTACGGTGCCGCGACGGCAGCTCTTCATTGGCGGTCAATGGACAGAGCCCCTTCGCCGTCAAACACTCCCTGTTGTCAATCCCGCCACGGAGGACATCATCG GTTACATTCCAGCTGCAACTTCTGAGGATGTGGAACTCGCGGTGGAAGCTGCTAGGAAAGCACTTACAAGAAACAAAGGAAATGATTGGTCTAAAGCATCCGGGGCTGTTCGTGCCAGATACTTACGTGCTATTGCAGCTAAG GTAACGGAGAGGAAATCTGAACTAGCTAATCTTGAGGCTATTGATTGCGGTAAACCTCTAGATGAAGCAGCATGGGACATG GATGATGTTGCTGGATGTTTTGAATATTATGCTGACCTAGCTGAAGGCTTAGATGCAAAGCAGAAGGCTCCTCTTTCTCTTCCGTTAGATACTTTTAAGGGCTACGTTCTCAAGGAACCCATTGGTGTAGTTGGGCTGATTACTCCATG GAATTATCCGTTACTGATGGCTGTTTGGAAAGTCGCTCCTGCACTTGCTGCTGGGTGCACGGCAATACTGAAACCTTCTGAGTTGGCCTCCGT GACATGTTTGGAGCTCGCTGATATTTGCCGCGAGGTGGGTCTGCCACCTGGTGTTCTTAATATTCTGACTGGTTTAGGAACTGAAGCAGGTGCTCCATTGGCATCGCATCCACACGTTGACAAG ATTGTTTTCACTGGAAGCACGGCAACTGGAAGCAACATTATGACTTCTGCTGCCAAATTGGTTAAA cCTGTTTCCTTGGAGCTTGGTGGGAAAAGCCCTATCATTGTCTTTGATGATGTCGAAATTGACAAAG CTGTGGAATGGACTATGTTTGGTTGTTTCTGGACAAACGGTCAGATTTGCAGTGCGACATCTCGACTTCTCGTGCAT GAAAAGATTGCTGACGAATTTTTGGACAAGTTGGTAAAGTGGACAAAGAACATTAAGATTTCAGATCCTTTTGAAGAAGGCTGTAGGCTTGGTCCTGTTGTCAGCAAAGGACAG TACGAGAGAGTAGTGAAGTTTGTCTCAAACGCTAGGAAGGAAGGTGCAACTGTCCTCTGCGGAGGAGCTCGTCCTGGG CATTTTAAAAAGGGTTATTTTGTTGAACCTGCTATAATTTCAAATGTGACTACTTCAATGGAAATctggagagatgaagtatttggTCCTGTTCTCTGTGTCAAAACATTCTCCACTGAGGATGAGGCAATACAGCTGGCAAATGACTCCCA ATATGGATTAGCAGGCGCTGTATTATCAAATGATCTGGAGAGGTGTGATCGCGTTAGTAAG TTTACGAATCCTGAACATTGTGTTTTCAGGCATTCGAGGCGGGTATTGTGTGGGTCAACTGTTCTCAGCCATGTTTCTGTCAAGCTCCATGGGGTGGAACCAAACGCAGTGGTTTTGGCCGTGAACTAG
- the LOC125584416 gene encoding aminoaldehyde dehydrogenase ALDH10A9, peroxisomal-like isoform X1 has protein sequence MAITVPRRQLFIGGQWTEPLRRQTLPVVNPATEDIIGYIPAATSEDVELAVEAARKALTRNKGNDWSKASGAVRARYLRAIAAKVTERKSELANLEAIDCGKPLDEAAWDMDDVAGCFEYYADLAEGLDAKQKAPLSLPLDTFKGYVLKEPIGVVGLITPWNYPLLMAVWKVAPALAAGCTAILKPSELASVTCLELADICREVGLPPGVLNILTGLGTEAGAPLASHPHVDKIVFTGSTATGSNIMTSAAKLVKPVSLELGGKSPIIVFDDVEIDKAVEWTMFGCFWTNGQICSATSRLLVHEKIADEFLDKLVKWTKNIKISDPFEEGCRLGPVVSKGQYERVVKFVSNARKEGATVLCGGARPGHFKKGYFVEPAIISNVTTSMEIWRDEVFGPVLCVKTFSTEDEAIQLANDSQYGLAGAVLSNDLERCDRVSKAFEAGIVWVNCSQPCFCQAPWGGTKRSGFGRELGEWGLGNYLSVKQVTQYISDEPWGWYKPPSKL, from the exons ATGGCGATTACGGTGCCGCGACGGCAGCTCTTCATTGGCGGTCAATGGACAGAGCCCCTTCGCCGTCAAACACTCCCTGTTGTCAATCCCGCCACGGAGGACATCATCG GTTACATTCCAGCTGCAACTTCTGAGGATGTGGAACTCGCGGTGGAAGCTGCTAGGAAAGCACTTACAAGAAACAAAGGAAATGATTGGTCTAAAGCATCCGGGGCTGTTCGTGCCAGATACTTACGTGCTATTGCAGCTAAG GTAACGGAGAGGAAATCTGAACTAGCTAATCTTGAGGCTATTGATTGCGGTAAACCTCTAGATGAAGCAGCATGGGACATG GATGATGTTGCTGGATGTTTTGAATATTATGCTGACCTAGCTGAAGGCTTAGATGCAAAGCAGAAGGCTCCTCTTTCTCTTCCGTTAGATACTTTTAAGGGCTACGTTCTCAAGGAACCCATTGGTGTAGTTGGGCTGATTACTCCATG GAATTATCCGTTACTGATGGCTGTTTGGAAAGTCGCTCCTGCACTTGCTGCTGGGTGCACGGCAATACTGAAACCTTCTGAGTTGGCCTCCGT GACATGTTTGGAGCTCGCTGATATTTGCCGCGAGGTGGGTCTGCCACCTGGTGTTCTTAATATTCTGACTGGTTTAGGAACTGAAGCAGGTGCTCCATTGGCATCGCATCCACACGTTGACAAG ATTGTTTTCACTGGAAGCACGGCAACTGGAAGCAACATTATGACTTCTGCTGCCAAATTGGTTAAA cCTGTTTCCTTGGAGCTTGGTGGGAAAAGCCCTATCATTGTCTTTGATGATGTCGAAATTGACAAAG CTGTGGAATGGACTATGTTTGGTTGTTTCTGGACAAACGGTCAGATTTGCAGTGCGACATCTCGACTTCTCGTGCAT GAAAAGATTGCTGACGAATTTTTGGACAAGTTGGTAAAGTGGACAAAGAACATTAAGATTTCAGATCCTTTTGAAGAAGGCTGTAGGCTTGGTCCTGTTGTCAGCAAAGGACAG TACGAGAGAGTAGTGAAGTTTGTCTCAAACGCTAGGAAGGAAGGTGCAACTGTCCTCTGCGGAGGAGCTCGTCCTGGG CATTTTAAAAAGGGTTATTTTGTTGAACCTGCTATAATTTCAAATGTGACTACTTCAATGGAAATctggagagatgaagtatttggTCCTGTTCTCTGTGTCAAAACATTCTCCACTGAGGATGAGGCAATACAGCTGGCAAATGACTCCCA ATATGGATTAGCAGGCGCTGTATTATCAAATGATCTGGAGAGGTGTGATCGCGTTAGTAAG GCATTCGAGGCGGGTATTGTGTGGGTCAACTGTTCTCAGCCATGTTTCTGTCAAGCTCCATGGGGTGGAACCAAACGCAGTGGTTTTGGCCGTGAACTAGGAGAATG GGGACTTGGGAACTACTTGAGTGTGAAGCAGGTGACGCAGTATATATCTGATGAACCATGGGGATGGTACAAACCTCCTTCCAAGCTTTAA